The genome window GTGTATTTACGTCTCACTCTGCGAAGGAGCCAGCCTCCCAAGACAGGTTGCTTATTTGCAGTTTAGGCTGCTCTCAGAAACGGGGAGCATTCTCCCTCCCCAAGTCCAGAGGGGTggctggaagagagagaaaccaagcagGGGCCAACTCTCTAAAGCTGGGGAACCCGTGAAAATGGCCAGAAGTGCTGGTTCCCCCACACCTCcccgccctcctgcccccacGCTGTCCTTTGGAGGAGAGGGCCACCGGGAGCCTTGGTTCCCACCTGGCCCCCCCACCGAAGACTGCGCACCTGCCCCGGGCCCCTCGGCCCCCTACCACCCCGCCCGCCTGCAGTGATGGAATGACAGCATGGGCAGCGTCTCACGGAGATGGTTTCCAGGCTTTGAAATGGACTGAGAGAGATGAGCATCTGCAagagggtcatttttttttaaactttggagcAAGGAGAACCCGGTGCCTGGGCCCTTGGCCAGCACGGCTGGCTTTTCCGCCCTGCTCTCCGGGCAGCGCCGACTACTTACTGTTCACACCAGCAGCgggcgctgggggtggggggggggcggtggggtggCGCCcgctgggctggggcagggtgggaagtGCTGGGCATTTCTTGGGGTTTAGCCCTGAGGGGGTCTCCCCAGCACGGGGTTCAGGGGAAAAGTCCCAGGCTAAGTGGGGACAGTCTGTGAGAGACACGAGCGGAGTATAATCACGAGAACTGGCACAAGTCATGCAACAAAacgaggagagagagagacatgattagtggagagagaaagagaaaatgtgaacaACACAGAAAAGAACACCCATGCCTGGCCCTCAGAGCGGGTTCATTTCCCTACTGCTCCCCCCTTGGCCCGCCTAGGGGCCTCAGGGACCCCACTCCGGGCCCCCACTGCCCAACCCGGCCCTCTAACCCGAGTAACAGCTCAGTCGGTCCGTGCGAAGGGCCCCTGCCCACATCCTGTCTTGTCACCTCTGCCCGTTCCTGTCACCCTCCCTGCCCCGTGGACTCCCGCCACTCCCACCACTCACCGTGGCCCTGCAGGGGAAGGCGGAAGGCCAGGGCCAGGGGCGCTGCACACGCagctgctcaggggggagccccCCTCCAGAGATGACCCAGAGGCTACAGTGTGTGGCTCCTGGGGAGCCCAGGGAGCACTTTCTCTGGGACTTCACAGCTGCCGGCTGCCCTCCCTGCCAGTGGGCAAAAAGTGGGTCTGGCCACCAACCCTCCCCCATGCCATCACCCTGCTCACCTATGGTAGGACCCTGCAGCCCCAGACGCGGCACCACAAAGGACCAACCCATATCAGAGGAGCAGAGATGAACAAGACACACAGGTGAATGGACATGGCAGGACAGAAGGAGCACTCCGAACTGTCCAGAGCAGGTGCTCTAGGACCCCACCTCTAGATGGGAAGGGGGAGACCCTTTCTGGGAGACAAGCAGCTTCTCCTAGACCATCAGCCCCAGGCGATCCCTATGTGGGATGCCCTCCTGGCATCCCCGCCCCCACGATCCCCACAGGACAAATCCCCCAAACATGGAGGCCATGCCTACGATGGTACAGAGGAGACCAGATCAcccctcacagacacacagacctgAGTCTTCAGGACAGACCAAGAGGTGGAGGTGAGGGAAGGTGTTGTTGACATGACTGGGAGGCCTTGAGTCCTTGGGGTCTGGCcctggggagttgggggggggggtggtcaggggTAGGGGatgccccagagcccagcaggctGCATTTAGTCTTAAACCAGATTCTAAAAGCATAATTGGAAAACCAGATTTTGTTAAGGCCACCTGACTGTCCTTGGGGATGGAGCGAGGCTGGAAAGGCCTTGGGGGCTGTGTCTTACCTCTCTCAATTCTCCTAGAGTCAGATCTCCACCCATATTTGCCTtcctcacctctgcccctccccccacaactcACAGATGTCCCCACACCAGCTGGGTATGTGGCTAcaagcagagaaggaagcaaatgGGAAGGGACCCCATGATGCTGAGATGGAGGTCCCTTAAGGACCATACACCTTGGTGACAGATCATCTGGGTCTCACACACCAGCTTTTGGAAGGAGTGTTCTGGTAAGGGAGGAGGTTCAGAGGGGTCTGGGAGCCAAGGTGGACAGGTCTGGACAACAGGACAGCACCTCCAGTGCAAGTGAGCATTTGGAAAGGGAGGGCGGGCAGagtgtggggctggggagagaaaggCAGGATAGCCTTGGCATCTGGGCTCCTGAGGGCAAGCTTGGGAGGCCCCCAAATCCCTCCTCAGCCAAGGACTGACCGAGTCAGGGCTCTCTGGGTCCCTGAGACCTGGGGCCAGGGACCAGGAGGTTCCTGGGAGCAGGGCTGCCATGGCTGGGGGCCCCAGGGGATCCACCAGGAGTGAAAGGGTTTCACGAGTCTGCTGCAGCACGGGAAGAGGGCTGTGTCTCTGGGACTAGCTGGTGTGCATGTCAGAACACATCTGCACTTggtgtatgcacgtgtgtgtgtgtgtgtgtgtgcaccctcAGCACATGGAGAATACTGGCATTTTCTAGGAGTGCAGAGGAATCTGTGCCTGACTAGAGTGAACTGGGGATCCTTGGTAGGCTGGCCTGGGCACCCAAACTTGGGGCACTGATCCTGAGGGCCAAGTAGCGCCATAGGGATGTCACCCAACTTTGAGCTCTCCCTGCTGGGGCCTGGACTGAAGGTGGGGGCCAGGCCAGCCCAGaccctccccagagccccaggaacTTTCCTTGCCATGATGGCGGCTCCTGAAGTCAGATGTCCACCTAATCCAAAGCAGAGAAGTGGGGTGGGAACTTTCCTCTCGAATGTGccttccctgccgagcaggagcCATGCCTTGGCCAGGGGGATGCAACCCTACCTCGGGCCCCCGTTCCAGCATCGGAGACCCTCGCTGACCCCCTGGCCTGGCCCGGGACACTAACCATGTTCTTCTTGAGTGCCTCGAGGAAtccaggaagcagggaggggtaTGGGACCAGAAGAAGGGGCTAGAGAGCCCCCACGGGCAGAGAAGTGGGCCTTGGGGGTACTGCGCTAGGCAGCACAGGTGTGGAATGAAGTCAGATCGGGAGTGGGATGGGGTGGCAGGTGCGTCAGCAGGGGGCAGGGATGAGGAATCCCTCATCCACTGGGGGAGGCCACCCACACCGGGGGAAACGTGCTCATCCAGGGTTGAGCTCGCCTGCCACACCTGGGTACGGGGACATCCTCCGTAGACTAAATGTTACCTGTCACTCACTCAGCCTCCCTCACCCCGGCACCTCTTAGCTCAGTGTTGCCATTCTTCTCTGGGTCATTCATTTCCTTGAAATCCCTGTGTCCACAGAATAAGTCGATGGTATTCCATGGGTAGAGGTAGACTATGGGCTTTATATCTTCAGACCAGAGCCCCATGATCAACTTTATGTGCTATGTGCAGGTTCTCATAAAACTGAGATAGTCCCATAACAAACCACTAGCCATGGAATATGAGAATATATCCCACGATGACTAGTATTGTTTcatggccccccccccccccccccccccggccccccactGAATTCACGGGAATGTGGCTGGACACTGGTGTCTGGTTGTCACGTATTGCTGCTGCGGTCCCTACTGCCGGACATGGGGAGGACCCTCAGTGGGAGGTGGCTGCTGGTCCGTAGTGCTTTCGCCTAAAGCTGCCCGGGACGGTGGCCCCCGCTCGTCCTTTGCTCACCAGCCGCTTCCATCAGAAGGCCACCGGAAACTCCCGCTCGACCATCAACCCAAACAGACAACGTGAAAGCTAGAGTCGCTCCAACAGGTTCCTAAAGATAAATGCTAAACTCTAGAGTGGTGGTAGAAGGTGAGTTGGTTCGGCATGCTGTGGGATAAGTAAGCTTGTTACGGAGGGCTACAGGCGTCCCCGAGGACGCACCTGGAGCTAGGCAGCCGGAATCAGAGCAGGAGTTCTACTCAGTTGTGGAGACAGGCTCTGTGGCGGGGTGAGAATCCTTGCTACTGTCTTTGCAGGGACCCCCCTGCCCGATCCCCTGCACCAGCTGTACTGTCTGCACAGCCTGAAGGGGGCCAAGGGAAGACCAAACCAGAAGCTATCTGGCGTTTCCGAATCAtacccacccctgccctgccccagccctgggacaGTGGCCTGAGTCAGAGACTCACGCTTGCCTCCTGCCCACCGAGCAGCAGCCCCCTGGGCTCCTGCCAAGAGAGTCCTCAGCAACCTCGCGGGCCATGTCGTCTCTTCCGAACCTCACGAGACCAGCGCGCCAACCTCCTTACCCAGGGCCACCAGTGAGGTTCCTCCAGCAGGCTCTCGCCTTGTGAATTTGGCTGCCCAGCATCTCCCTGGGCCCCCAGGCTCCACACCTCGAGACTGAGTGCGGGGTCCCGGGTCGCCCACGGAACTAAGGAAGCAGTCTGACTGAATCTGGAATCATCGCTACGGGGGGCGGAGGTGAAAGGTCAGATCGACATGCCTCTAAGAGGTTTCCTACCTGCTctgttaatttctaaaatttcttcctgGGCCAGCGGGCATGTGTCACTCTGAGTACTGTGGTGTGGAGAGTTTACGACAGATTTACAATAATTGGGAGATCCCAGCTGCGGTGGCCGTGgaatatgcttcttttttttctttggtagtTTCTGCTTAGCCATGGCTAAGGAGTAATACATCCCAAAATTGTTCACGATGACGGGCACAGGCATGGCAATGGTGAGCACACCCGCCAGCGCACACAGCGCTCCCACCAGCATGCCGGACCACGTCTGCGGGTACATGTCTCCGTAGCCCAGCGTCGTCATGGTGACCACGGCCCACCAGAAGCCGATGGGGATGTTCTTAAAGTGGGTGTGCTCGCTGGCGCTGGGGTCATTGGGCTGTGCCCCTATCCTCTCGGCGTAGTAGATCATGGTGGCGAAGATCAGGACGCCCAGGGCCAGGAAGATGATAAGCAGCAAGAACTCGTTGGTGCTGGCGCGGAGAGTGTGGCCCAGAACCCGCAGGCCCACAAAATGGCGGGTCAGCTTGAAGATGCGCAGGATACGCACGAAGCGGACGACGCGCAGGAAGCCCAGGACGTCCTTGGCGGCCTTCGAAGATAGGCCGCTCAGGCCCACCTCCAGGTAGAAGGGGAGGATGGCCACAAAGTCAATGATGTTGAGCGAGTTCTTGATGAACTCTACCTTGTTGGGGCAGAAGACCACACGCATGAGGAACTCGAAGGTGAACCAGACCACACAGACGCCCTCAATGTAGGTGAGGAAGGCCTCCGTCTCCGCCTCCCGGTAGTAGCGCACTTGCGTGCCGTTCCGAACATTCTCAATCTCTGTCTTGTTCACGATGGGGTTGAAGCGCTCGTGGGTCTCCAGGCAGAAGGTGGTGATGGAGACCAGGATGAAGAAGAGGGAGGCGAAGGCCACATACTGTGGAGGAGAAAcacagggtcagagggagaggcccTCCCACCCAGAGCAAAGCAACCTGGGGTACCTTGGTGTTGGCTCCGGTCAGAGGCCAGGCCAGGGGAAGACGCCTGCTCGTTGCCCCCTCCAAGATGGGCCAAATGGACGGGCCACCTTTCCCTCCTCGGAGCACCGAGCTAGGATGCTCAGGGAGGTAAGAAGTTGGGGCAGAATTGCTTTGTTTTCACAAatgcctttcctttcctcctggacGCACAGCTCAACTCCATGTGCCAGGCTTCCTTGGGGTGAGGTGGGGTCCCATGACTGAGTTCACGGTTGGGGGACAGCGCATGAAAGGGATGTGTGTGAACGACAGGCCAGGTGCTTAGCACCTTTCCTCTAGGAGGTGCTGACGCTCTAGGAGCCAGAGGGGCCACCACAAGGACCCTGAAAATCAAATATCCACTAAGTACCTGAGTGGGAAATCAACTACTGAGGTATTAAGCTGCTGTGATTTGGGGGTGACTTAGTAAAGCACTTAGCCTACCCTGGTTGATAAAAGTGACTTTGCCTGCTGAGGCTCAAGGTGGCAAAGGAATGAGACAAGGGCTGTGATGGTGGAATTGGGCCCCTCAGTGGCCACATGGCCCAGGCCTCCTCTTCCTACCACAGTCCATTCACGCTCTTTTTCAGGAATGTGTATGTCACCGATGTGGTCTCTTTTGGGTTCTCTCAAGTCCAAAAACTGCAAAGATAGATATCTGCCCCAGGGCCTTAGACAGATTTTACGCaaaaccccacccccaaccttttAGGAATTCCCACCACCAGCTTGGAGGTGAGCATCCCATTCTTGGAGGTACTGAAATACAGGCTAAATGCTCATTTGTCAGGGATACTGTGTTGTAGGTCCAGTAGCAGAAGGACAACTGGACTGGGGGTCCCCAAAGGCACCAAAACCAtagggtctgcttctctcctgctgggTATGGCCCTCCCACCCTTCCTGGGTGGAAGCAAGGAAGGAGTCGCTGGAGGGCTGGGGCTTTCTGAACATATGTGGCTGCCCCCTCTTCTCAGACCCCACCATTGAGAAGGAAATGGTTGGGATGGCCCAGGCCGTCCAGAACCATCTGAGACCCTGGAGAAAGGTTCAGGAGctcctttggtttggtttggtggcCCCATCTAATGACCCCTGGCTTCACTAGCCCCCAGTAGGCCTGGGTATCTGAGGAAAGAACCAAGGAGCTATCCTGCTAGACTGAATTCCAGGCAAGGCCTCTTCTTACAGCCTCCAGTTGGGTCCCCCAGAGCTCAAGAAGAACCCAAGCCAGTCAGTTCTCCTCCAGGTGTCCAGCTGGTCATCCTTGCTTGCATGTTCCCAtagctccccttccctctggggcCCCTTCTCCCAGCCTGTGTAAGATAGACAATGTCCCGAGCCAGACCATCTTCTGGAAGCAGCCTTGGGCTACAGTCTGGATGGGTTGACCCCTGTGTTCTCCCTCTGTGAGCTGCCCTCACAGAGAACTTCAAGGAGGGCCAAGGCCCCACACTGTATCCACAACAAGAAGCAGCCATGCTGCTTCCAGAACAATGTAGCCTGCAGAGatgcacccctccccaccccccacaccttGTGGTGGTTGTCGGCATGGGGGCAGCATTGTAAGTCCAAGAACAGCCCTGCCTGGGTTGACCATAGCCATGGGACCTGCCACATAATGTGGTACGGATCTAGAAACCGAGAACTATGTGGACCTTTCAAGGAACATTCTGGtttggaggaaggggagaggaaaagggaagggacagagacagcATTTTAGAAGGTCAGAGTAAAAGAAGCCTTTAGAAAGCATCTGGTCCAAGACACTACATGCTACAGATGGGAAGTCTGGAGTCCCCCAGACAGGAAGAAGTCTTGGGGCCTTATGCTATGCTCATAGTTCCGTTGCTTTCAGGGCACTGtacacttttcaaaaattttatccAGACCACTATCAAGTATGATCCCCATGAATCCCTCCTTCTATCCACAGATGGATCCCTCCTGTCACTCCTCgatccctccttcttcccttcctccccacccccaccccccatcctccCTTTCACCCTCACATCCattcctccttctttccccctccctcactccactccttcctttcttgttcctctcccccttcccgcCCTCCCCCTTCCGTCCATCATGCAGGCaatccttcttcccttccctcctctcttccttccctcattcttcctttactccctcctttccttcttccctttcttccttccgcCTGCCTGCCCTTCCATCCACNNNNNNNNNNNNNNNNNNNNNNNNNNNNNNNNNNNNNNNNNNNNNNNNNNNNNNNNNNNNNNNNNNNNNNNNNNNNNNNNNNNNNNNNNNNNNNNNNNNNccatccatccatccacccatccctcactccatccatccatccatccatccatcctttctcCCTTCCACTCTTTACCAGCCACCAGGTTATGGCCAGCAGAGTAGAATAAAGCCTCAGCCTTGgggagctccctgcccagcagagagtaaAAGACACACGCAAGGACAAGTCCAGGGCAGTGGACTGAAAAGAGACTCTCCCTCGGGCCCTGGAGAGCAGGTGGGGTTTGGACAAGGTGGGGCAGGGTAGGGACTAAACCGGGGCTCCCAACTCTAGAAACAGCTCTCTAAGGGTCTGGATAGGGAGGGCAGACCTGGCTCACCCCAGAAGTGGATTAGGAAAGCTAAGCGGCAGCAACTGCGAGCGGCCACCACCTCTGACCCACGTTTATCTAGCTCCAAAGCTCCTGCCGTCACCAAAGTGGCCAAAGCTCCTAGAGCTAAAAATGCCTTCCAAAATGCTGGTTATCTGCCTCCAGGTCTCCTTACAGGCCCCAGAGACCCGGTCATCAGGCTTGGCACTCACTGTATCCCAAAGGGCaggtcctgcccctgccctgggcttTTTGAGAGAGGAGGACATGCACAGCTGAGGAATGTGGAGAGGCGGGGAACCCTGCCTCCCTGAGCTCCCCATCCTGACCAACGGCAGGAGGCACGAGGCACCCCACTGCCCCATCAGCCATGGCCTCCTCCTCCCAAGCCCTCCTCTACCTGTCCTCCTCCGTCCCCTCTGCTCACATGTGATCCTCTCGCCGTAGGACCACTGCCATCAAAGTCAGCAGGCTTCCGGCTTAGAGTCCTGTCTCCATACAGCTACCAGAGGGAGAGACCCATTGGCATCCCAGCCCTCTGCCCAGGCCACCCGACCATGCTGCCCACAGAGAGGAGCCCTGACACAGGGGACGCTCTGCGCCCGGCCTCCCCGGCCCGAGAGCTCACACCCTACCCACACCCAACATTCTTGCCATACATAACTCTCTGCCATTTCTGACCCCCTTCTCCGGGTCTCCCCGTCTCTGTGTCTTTGTACCTCTAGAAAAACCCATTCATCCCTCAGTGACCCCACTAAGTAAGTAGCCCTACTCCTGGGACCCCTTGTCCAGGTGAGGCTCCTCTTGGAGCTGAGGCCCTAACAAGGCAGCAAATGAAGGGACCCCCCCGCCCAAGGAGTCTATAAATTCATCCCCAAGGAGGCAGCAAATCTGTCTCCAACGCCGGCTCATTAGTGCTTGGGGAGACTGATGGGAACGGCCCCAACAGGGCCCTGATGTTCCAGGTGCTTCCGCCGGCCCGCAGAGCTCTCACTCCACCTGCCCCTCTCACAGGCCAGTCCTGATGGGAACACTTGAGGCCATGAAAGAGGGCGGGTCTTACACAGTTAGGGTAGGAAAAAGTATTGGTTCTTAGCAATCCATGCAACATCCTGCCTAGATTCTTTCCTCTCTGAGCCCTAGTGCCCAGGGAGTTGGCAGGGGCAGGGTGGCAGTCCAGCCCAGTCCAGAACCCGGCACCAGGACAGGGGAGGAAGCAAGGAAAGCGGCAGCGAGTCCTGCCGCCCAGCCTCGCCTTCCCGGGCAACCCCCTGCCTGGTCTCTGCTGCTGGTAGGCCTGGTCCTCGGTCACAGGCCAAGCCCCAGCAACATCCAGGCCCTCAGGAGGGCCCCTAGGAGGGCTGTAGAGACCCATGCCCCTGGCTCGCTCAGACTGCATATCCATCCTCGTATGCCCAGAGACCAGCAGGCCTGCCACAGCGCACAGCCAAAGGGAGAGCTCCCCTCCAGCTGAGTCCTAGCTCCCTTTGGTCTGTCCTCAGAGAAGCTGAGCACAGGAAGGAGGGGGCAGAAAGCTTCCAAAGCTAAGGACCCACTCCGCACCGTTAGTCCTCTCTCTGACCTAATGAGACAGGGAGTCCTACCCTCCTGTGCCAAAAAGGAAACCCAGGTACACAGAGGTCAGCGACTAAACCAAGGGCTCAGAGCTCATGATGAGGCTGAGGCCTGGACCCAAGTTCATCTTAGCTCTAGAATCGAACCTACTTCCACCAGCAGAGCTGCCAGCGCACCTGGGTGGTTGGCCCTGTGTTTGGACGCCTCTATCCTGGAGCTTGGCACCCACAGGTCAGACTCCCTGAGGGCAGGTTATGCCTATCCCAGTGAAGGAGAGAACTGGGCTGCCCGGCCCCCCAGTGAATTGTTCTTGGGCCGGCCCAGCCGCCCAGGACTTGCTAGCTCCCGGGACAACAGCAGCCCCAGGGATAGGGAGGCTGCCCCCCAACCTCATTCAGGGAATCACCACCAACAGCAGCCTTAGATGGGCTCGCCTGTGTCCCCACCTGGCCACCTCCTTACACACCCAGAAAAGGGCAGGCTGGGAGATGATCCCAACTTGTTCAAGGTGCTCAGCCAGAGGGACTGGACAAGTGCGTGGGGATGGGGCATTCTTGGGGGTGGCCGAGCCCTGGCAGAGAGCGACGCTGGGAGCCACGTCTGCGGCAATCCCGGGTAAGGCTCCCAGGACAGCAAGGCTGTCCCAGGGCTGAAGGCAAGGGCAAGGGCCGCACCCTACGTGAGCTGTCTGTGTCCCAGAGACCGCGGACACACACACAGCTACCCAGAGCACACCCTTCACCCCTTACCCTAAGCACATTGGCTGTCCATGCAGCCACACAGTCTACAGGCCAGGGGCCTGACTGCACATCCGGAGATGACACAGGGGCCAAGGGGCTGTATGGAAGCACACCCACAGCCCCCCACAGCTCTAGTCCCCTGCATTGGGGGCACACGATGACACGGCAGCCATCCCCGCACGGCATTCTCACTATCATACAGTAGAACCCAGGCCCGGCCACCGGGCTagcccctcctctgcccacctcACCCCTGCAGGTGTGGCTGGCTTGGCGTCTGTCTCTCTCACAGGACAGCAGCTCCAGCCCACCTTGCCTCTGTGGCTTCAGCCTTCCTCGATGCCCTCAGCCTGCCTCCCCACGGTGATGGTGCCAGTGCTTGGATTTCCAGGCCTTACATCTGCCCCTCAGTCCCCAGCTGCCTGatttcctgcccacccccacccccgactcccGCTGCCAGGCCTCGTCTCCCTTCTCTAGCCCACCCCAGCGGCTGCCTTGCCCCCCACACCCAGGATCCAGGCCGCTGTAAGACCAGCGTCTCCTGGGCTTCTAGTTTgccaggggaggaagagaggcacaAAGGGACTTTTGCGTGGCAGCCCAGGGACAGGGACAGTTGTCACCTAGCCTGGCCACTGCAGAGGCCACCCAGTGAAATTTCAAGACAACACAGGCAAGATCGCCTGATAATGCAGCATAAACCCAAGCTGGTAgtcctggcccccaccccccaccccccagaaccAAATCACAAACTGTGAAAGACCCACCAATAGTGTTCTAGAAAGTGGTAGCCATGGCAACAGAAGGAGGCATCCCATTTCTATGGTAACTGGGGTGGCGAGGCTGTTGGCTGTAAAGTCAGACAAACCTACTGAAGCTCTGTTGACTTaagaatatgttttataaatCACCAAGTTATTTTTATGGTAACCCCGCCCCTGAAACCATAAATCAGGAAAGCAATTTACTATCTATTAAAATGACCAATATGTGCAATgactttcatttataaattatgtatgcCACAGTCATCTGTAGAAGATTGTGCTTGCCTTCCAGAATTGTTCTGGGGTTCGCAGTAGGGATCTGCGCGCTTGCAGTCTGGTGTTCCAGGAACAAGGTGATGGCTGGACTGTGGTGCATGGACCATCTTTCGGGTCTGGCGCTCacgtgctgtgtgaccttggcaagtcacttcccttctctgggcctcagattcCTCACCAGTACACTGAGGGTTGGACTCGGTCCCTTCCGAGGATTCCGAGACAAGGCAAGGCTGCAGGCAGTGGGGCTCATCACGGGGCCCCTGGCTGCGGTCCAGGCCCAAGCCCCCTGAGGCTTCAGGTCAGTTTTTTTTCACCTAATTAAATCTGCCCAGCGGGGGAATATGGCATTTGAGTTAATCCAGGCAGAGTCAGTGATGCAGAGCAGGCGGGATGGCCAATTGGACTAAATAAATTGTCAGTCGAGTTGAGTTTGGAAACCGAATTACACTCATCTGGCCTTCCCTGGGCTGGGCAGGCCCGCGGCATGCTGGGCTGGCTGAGGGCTGCAAGGGGGCGACGGGGGAGGGGCCTCTTTGGagtctaatttctttttagtCTATCAATAAATGGGCGGTCCTGGGCAGTCCATCCCGGCATCCAGGGGtccctgcccctcttcctttTCACTAGTCCTTCCCccttggctcccagctcagggagcagcaggtggaTGAGTTCCCCACGATGCTACACAGAGGGGGTGAGTGGAAGTGTGTGAGAGTTTGTGCAGAGAACATAACACGGCCGAGTGGACACCAGTTTGGGCAAGTCCATGTTTGTGGGAGAgtctggggggagaggggatgagGGGGAGAGACTGTCAGCACGCAGTGGGTGTAGACATGGTGAAGGTGTGTCCCCTGTTTATGCGACCTGACTCCAGGCATGTGTGAAAGGTTTGTGTAGATGGTCACCATGTGTAGTGTGTGGTTCCTACAGGGggtaggagtgtgtgtgtgagtgtgtgcatgcgtgcacgtgtgtgtgtgttaagacaCATGAGGAGTGGCGTGTGTGCTTGTATGTAGATAAGGACATGTATGGGGTGTGATGT of Mustela nigripes isolate SB6536 chromosome 1, MUSNIG.SB6536, whole genome shotgun sequence contains these proteins:
- the KCNC1 gene encoding potassium voltage-gated channel subfamily C member 1; this encodes MGQGDESERIVINVGGTRHQTYRSTLRTLPGTRLAWLAEPDAHSHFDYDPRADEFFFDRHPGVFAHILNYYRTGKLHCPADVCGPLYEEELAFWGIDETDVEPCCWMTYRQHRDAEEALDSFGGAPLDNSADDADADGPGDSGDGEDELEMTKRLALSDSPDGRPGGFWRRWQPRIWALFEDPYSSRYARYVAFASLFFILVSITTFCLETHERFNPIVNKTEIENVRNGTQVRYYREAETEAFLTYIEGVCVVWFTFEFLMRVVFCPNKVEFIKNSLNIIDFVAILPFYLEVGLSGLSSKAAKDVLGFLRVVRFVRILRIFKLTRHFVGLRVLGHTLRASTNEFLLLIIFLALGVLIFATMIYYAERIGAQPNDPSASEHTHFKNIPIGFWWAVVTMTTLGYGDMYPQTWSGMLVGALCALAGVLTIAMPVPVIVNNFGMYYSLAMAKQKLPKKKKKHIPRPPQLGSPNYCKSVVNSPHHSTQSDTCPLAQEEILEINRADSKLNGEVAKAALANEDCPHIDQALTPDEGLPFTRSGTRERYGPCFLLSTGEYACPPGGGMRKDLCKESPVIAKYMPTEAVRVT